A section of the Methanoregula formicica SMSP genome encodes:
- a CDS encoding valine--tRNA ligase, which translates to MVSSDQLPKNYDFAQVEERWRNTWRDEDNFFDKTSKKPQFVIDTPPPYPTGNFHIGNALNWCYIDFFARYKRMKGFNVMFPQGWDCHGLPTEVKVEELNNITKNDVSREEFRKMCRELTEKNIAAMRLTLRKMAFSTDWSNEYITMTPKYYSKTQLSFLRMLASGYIYQSEHPVNYCTRCETAIAFAEVTYDDRETQLNYFDFDGVEIATTRPELLAACVAVAVHPGDDRYHKLKGRTMKVPLFGHDVPVVQDEAVDPAFGSGAVMICTFGDKQDVHWWKQHNLNLRKAIDRQGKMTAIAGKYQGLDTTACRKAILDDMKAQGILHRQEKLAQRVGTCWRCKTPIEILSERQWFVKIKPDEIQKAAHQITWYPEHMLRRMENWVDQMEWDWCISRQRIFATPIPVWFCKKCGEMTVPDEKDLPCDPTLTKPKHPCKKCGSTEFEGEVDVLDTWMDSSISVLNVTGWDGNGNPPYFPAQIRPQGHDIIRTWAFYTILRSVALTGSKPWDQILVNGMVLGEDGFKMSKSRGNIIVPEDILSKYGADALRQWGAMGAATGSDIMFNWNDVVAASRFQTKMWNITKFALIQLEKGGFDKNTEVTALADRWLLVRLSDTIEAVSKAMEEYQFDVALKAIREFAWDVLADNYIELVKGRLYQQDGSRAGACLALHTAFDSLCRMLAPFIPYFAEECYSYLNPGQSVHKQPWVNFTYDDDAARKEGDTLVQVVAEVRKYKHDNNMALNAPLGKVTIYAPHSVNDEGDTGRTINADVHWRTDVAKLDRAITDIEFNRSVVGKTFRKDAQAFMDAVKALSPAELEKPPKTLKINGVETEIPADAFTPKFSYMEEGAKVDVLTVGDVIVTIAKKE; encoded by the coding sequence ATGGTGTCATCTGATCAACTGCCGAAAAACTATGACTTTGCACAAGTGGAGGAGCGCTGGAGGAACACCTGGCGGGACGAGGACAACTTTTTTGACAAAACCTCGAAGAAACCGCAGTTCGTCATCGATACCCCGCCACCCTACCCGACCGGGAACTTCCATATCGGCAATGCGCTGAACTGGTGTTATATCGACTTCTTTGCCCGCTACAAGCGCATGAAGGGCTTCAACGTGATGTTCCCGCAGGGCTGGGACTGTCACGGACTGCCCACGGAAGTGAAGGTCGAAGAGCTTAACAATATCACCAAGAACGACGTCTCCCGCGAGGAGTTCCGGAAGATGTGCCGCGAGCTGACCGAGAAGAACATCGCGGCAATGCGCCTCACCCTGCGTAAGATGGCCTTCTCCACGGACTGGTCCAACGAATACATCACGATGACACCGAAGTATTACAGCAAGACGCAGCTCTCCTTTTTGCGGATGCTGGCTTCGGGATATATCTACCAGAGCGAGCACCCGGTCAACTACTGCACCCGGTGCGAGACCGCGATTGCGTTTGCCGAAGTCACCTATGATGACCGGGAAACCCAGCTCAACTACTTCGATTTTGATGGCGTGGAGATCGCGACCACCCGGCCCGAGCTCCTTGCCGCCTGCGTTGCCGTTGCCGTTCACCCGGGTGACGACCGGTACCACAAACTGAAAGGCCGGACCATGAAGGTCCCGCTCTTCGGCCACGATGTCCCGGTCGTGCAGGACGAGGCCGTTGACCCGGCATTCGGTTCCGGCGCAGTCATGATTTGTACCTTTGGCGACAAGCAGGATGTCCACTGGTGGAAGCAGCACAACCTCAATCTGAGGAAAGCCATCGACCGACAGGGAAAGATGACCGCAATTGCCGGCAAGTACCAGGGCCTCGACACCACGGCCTGCAGGAAGGCAATCCTCGATGACATGAAGGCACAGGGCATCCTGCACCGGCAGGAGAAACTCGCCCAGCGCGTGGGCACCTGCTGGCGCTGCAAGACCCCGATCGAGATCCTCTCCGAGCGCCAGTGGTTCGTGAAGATCAAGCCGGACGAGATCCAGAAGGCCGCCCACCAGATAACCTGGTACCCCGAGCACATGCTTCGCCGGATGGAGAACTGGGTGGACCAGATGGAATGGGACTGGTGCATCTCCCGGCAGCGGATCTTCGCCACCCCGATCCCGGTCTGGTTCTGCAAGAAGTGCGGCGAGATGACCGTGCCGGACGAGAAGGACCTCCCATGCGACCCGACGCTGACAAAACCGAAACACCCGTGCAAAAAGTGCGGCAGCACGGAATTTGAAGGAGAGGTCGACGTCCTTGACACCTGGATGGACTCATCCATCTCGGTCTTAAACGTCACCGGCTGGGACGGGAACGGGAATCCCCCCTACTTCCCGGCCCAGATCCGCCCGCAGGGGCACGACATCATCCGCACGTGGGCGTTCTACACCATCCTGCGCTCCGTTGCCCTGACCGGCAGCAAACCGTGGGACCAGATCCTGGTCAACGGCATGGTGCTGGGCGAGGACGGGTTCAAGATGAGCAAAAGCCGGGGCAACATCATTGTCCCGGAGGACATCCTCTCCAAGTATGGCGCCGATGCCCTCCGCCAGTGGGGTGCGATGGGAGCAGCAACCGGCTCCGACATCATGTTCAACTGGAACGATGTGGTCGCCGCGTCCCGGTTCCAGACCAAGATGTGGAACATCACGAAGTTCGCGCTCATCCAGCTCGAAAAGGGCGGCTTTGACAAGAACACCGAGGTTACGGCACTCGCCGACCGCTGGCTTCTCGTCCGGCTCTCGGACACCATCGAGGCGGTCAGCAAGGCGATGGAGGAGTACCAGTTCGATGTTGCGCTCAAAGCGATCCGCGAGTTCGCGTGGGACGTGCTGGCCGACAATTACATCGAGCTCGTCAAGGGCCGGCTCTACCAGCAGGACGGCTCCCGGGCCGGCGCCTGCCTCGCGCTCCACACTGCGTTCGACTCCCTCTGCCGGATGCTCGCCCCGTTCATCCCCTACTTTGCCGAGGAGTGCTACTCGTACCTGAACCCCGGCCAGAGCGTGCACAAGCAGCCCTGGGTCAACTTCACGTACGATGACGATGCAGCGCGGAAGGAGGGAGACACGCTCGTACAGGTCGTAGCTGAAGTGCGGAAGTACAAGCACGACAACAACATGGCCCTCAATGCCCCGCTTGGCAAGGTCACGATCTATGCCCCGCACTCGGTCAATGACGAGGGCGACACCGGCCGCACCATCAATGCCGATGTCCACTGGCGCACCGATGTGGCAAAGCTCGACCGGGCCATCACCGACATCGAGTTCAACCGCTCGGTCGTGGGCAAGACATTCCGGAAGGATGCGCAGGCATTCATGGACGCGGTGAAGGCACTGTCTCCAGCTGAACTGGAGAAGCCACCGAAGACACTGAAGATCAATGGCGTCGAGACCGAGATCCCTGCCGATGCATTTACGCCCAAGTTCTCCTATATGGAGGAGGGCGCGAAGGTGGATGTGCTGACGGTTGGGGATGTCATTGTGACGATTGCGAAGAAGGAATAG
- a CDS encoding TIGR00297 family protein — MQRQPGLGYAAALVGGVTLLGPYLEPAWLMALVVILFSLILWRFFATKYLTYTMCALAALYGVGLLPFFVFATTLAMIVLGELVFQRGADDLNTYLYYIISTAWAGVLVMVYLNESAILTIIFGIIAAVLLKVILLKYEDSLVIEGVGTAMTMLLIQELNYQADLQIVVMAVIAAFTFAYFAYRSKTADLSGLFSIALVGIILLVFTTPRWLIIMIVFFVLGSIATKYKYEYKKRIGVEQGHSGARGYKNVFANGMAATAAAVLYGLFQDPLFIVLYVGCVATAAADTLASEIGMTGGEPRMITTLRPVPVGTNGGVTLVGELVALAGGIVVAAAAFLLGVITLPMLVACSLAAFIGTNVDSLVGATLENKGFLGNAGTNFAATISGGIVAIALYLVIPV; from the coding sequence ATGCAGCGACAACCGGGCCTCGGCTATGCAGCGGCACTGGTCGGGGGGGTCACGCTCCTTGGGCCGTATCTGGAACCGGCGTGGCTGATGGCGCTTGTCGTCATCCTCTTCTCGCTTATCCTCTGGCGGTTCTTTGCCACAAAATACCTGACCTACACGATGTGCGCCCTTGCCGCACTCTATGGTGTCGGGCTCCTCCCCTTCTTTGTCTTTGCCACAACGCTTGCCATGATCGTGCTGGGGGAGCTGGTCTTCCAGCGCGGCGCCGACGACCTGAACACCTACCTGTATTACATCATCTCGACCGCATGGGCGGGTGTTCTCGTGATGGTGTACCTCAACGAGTCCGCAATCCTGACCATTATTTTCGGGATCATCGCGGCCGTTCTCCTCAAGGTCATCCTCCTGAAGTATGAGGACTCGCTGGTTATCGAGGGCGTGGGGACGGCAATGACCATGCTCCTGATCCAGGAGCTCAACTACCAGGCCGACCTCCAGATCGTGGTGATGGCGGTCATTGCCGCGTTCACGTTTGCCTATTTTGCCTACCGGTCAAAGACCGCCGACCTCTCGGGGCTTTTCTCCATTGCGCTTGTCGGCATCATCCTCCTTGTCTTCACAACCCCCCGCTGGCTCATCATCATGATCGTATTCTTCGTCCTTGGTTCGATTGCAACGAAGTACAAGTACGAGTACAAGAAGCGGATCGGCGTTGAGCAGGGCCACAGCGGTGCACGGGGCTATAAGAATGTCTTCGCAAACGGGATGGCGGCAACCGCTGCGGCAGTCCTGTACGGCCTCTTCCAGGATCCCCTCTTTATTGTCCTCTATGTGGGATGTGTTGCCACCGCTGCGGCGGACACGCTGGCAAGTGAGATCGGCATGACCGGGGGAGAACCCCGCATGATCACAACATTGAGACCCGTCCCGGTCGGGACAAATGGCGGTGTCACGCTCGTGGGCGAGCTGGTTGCACTGGCCGGGGGTATCGTTGTTGCAGCTGCCGCGTTCCTGCTCGGTGTCATCACGCTCCCGATGCTGGTTGCCTGTTCACTGGCTGCCTTCATCGGAACAAACGTGGACAGCCTGGTCGGGGCAACGCTCGAAAACAAGGGATTTTTAGGCAATGCGGGAACAAACTTTGCTGCTACCATCAGCGGTGGGATCGTTGCTATCGCGCTGTATCTCGTAATCCCGGTATAA
- a CDS encoding DUF7847 domain-containing protein has product MSVAEFREACGLLLRMPVLWIPGVVGGLCAAFIWLLFILSGAFFAGRFVVIAGLIVLFFIAGMLAVIRQNEGSMGTLAGGGRQYFFRVLLPLLVVLFMILLVFVLVMLTLTLIGIPSDPALLVFLSFGVAIPSILMTLFSDTAAVFEDRKVFESIQRSIDIVSQNTGKVISFVLISALAGAAILFSLMIVWEALLFDKLEPLTHYTEEQLKTFTPDQLLTMIGSDGTWVTAVVIFLAGLLLIPLLMSYKACTFRKLAGSTVLIQQVTGEYDSKGRWYKY; this is encoded by the coding sequence ATGTCGGTGGCGGAGTTCAGGGAGGCCTGCGGGCTTCTTCTCCGGATGCCGGTCCTCTGGATACCGGGGGTTGTGGGGGGCCTGTGCGCTGCCTTCATCTGGCTGCTCTTCATCCTGTCCGGGGCGTTCTTTGCCGGCAGGTTCGTGGTGATCGCCGGCCTTATCGTGCTCTTCTTCATTGCCGGGATGCTGGCAGTGATCCGGCAGAACGAAGGGAGCATGGGGACGCTCGCAGGAGGGGGGCGCCAGTACTTCTTCCGCGTACTGCTCCCGCTGCTTGTTGTGCTCTTCATGATCCTGCTGGTCTTCGTCCTTGTCATGCTCACGCTCACCCTCATCGGGATCCCCTCCGACCCTGCCCTGCTGGTCTTCCTCTCGTTTGGTGTTGCAATACCGAGCATCCTCATGACGCTCTTTTCCGACACTGCCGCGGTCTTTGAGGACCGGAAGGTGTTTGAATCGATCCAGAGAAGTATCGACATCGTGAGCCAGAACACCGGTAAGGTCATCTCCTTTGTCCTCATCTCGGCACTGGCCGGCGCAGCCATCCTCTTCTCGCTGATGATCGTCTGGGAAGCACTTCTTTTCGATAAGCTCGAACCCCTCACCCATTATACCGAAGAACAGCTGAAGACATTCACACCCGACCAGCTCCTCACCATGATCGGGAGCGACGGGACCTGGGTAACGGCCGTGGTCATCTTCCTTGCCGGGCTCCTCCTCATCCCGCTGCTCATGAGTTACAAGGCTTGCACCTTCCGCAAGCTTGCCGGCAGCACCGTCCTGATCCAGCAGGTGACCGGCGAGTACGACAGCAAGGGACGCTGGTATAAGTATTAG
- a CDS encoding pyruvate kinase alpha/beta domain-containing protein, translated as MSFVQKRSYYFDTPGPANTEDAARFSLERAKETGIKTVVVASTSGKTAQVFSTVLKGSGIQLVVVTHVVGFTKPGEWEFSKGIAAQLQKEGVKIVTGTHALSGLERALSRSPKVGGGSRTEAIAEALRRTVAIGLKVAVECVLIAADQGAIGIADEVIAVGGTMSGADTVCVIRPAHTANFFDLQVREIVAMPRAR; from the coding sequence ATGTCGTTTGTCCAGAAGAGAAGTTACTATTTCGATACGCCGGGACCGGCCAATACGGAAGACGCTGCCCGGTTTTCCCTTGAACGGGCCAAGGAGACGGGGATAAAGACGGTCGTTGTTGCCAGTACATCAGGTAAGACCGCGCAGGTCTTTTCGACGGTACTGAAAGGATCCGGGATCCAGCTCGTGGTGGTCACCCATGTTGTGGGATTCACGAAACCCGGCGAATGGGAGTTCTCGAAAGGCATCGCCGCGCAGTTGCAGAAAGAGGGAGTGAAGATCGTGACCGGCACCCATGCCCTTTCCGGTCTTGAACGGGCGCTCTCGCGGTCGCCGAAAGTCGGCGGGGGTTCCCGGACCGAGGCGATTGCCGAGGCGCTCCGCCGGACAGTCGCCATCGGCCTCAAAGTCGCTGTTGAGTGCGTGCTCATCGCTGCCGACCAGGGTGCAATCGGCATCGCCGATGAGGTCATTGCCGTTGGCGGGACCATGAGCGGCGCCGACACCGTCTGCGTCATCCGCCCGGCCCACACCGCAAACTTCTTCGACCTCCAGGTACGGGAGATCGTTGCCATGCCGAGGGCCCGGTAA
- a CDS encoding redox-regulated ATPase YchF gives MLTLALAGKPNCGKSTFFKAATMAHAEIANYPFTTINPNFGVAYVRTKCACTELKVKCSHCVDGNRFVAVNLIDVAGLVPDAHKGKGLGNQFLDHLRQANAILHIIDASGGTDSEGNPVGVGNHDPADDVKFLGFEMTMWVYGILDKHWTRLNRQAQVKGFSIHQAIADTFTGLGITPEDVRDAELALKLELVHAKMEDLVPFCAEIVKISKPMLVVGNKFDEAPEALRAKLAEQKVAFASAASELALRNAAAANVVRYLPGDEMFTVANEGSLSAAQKAGLAKIADVMKQCKGTGVQQAINRAVFELLDMIVVYPVEDENHYCNKQGDVLPDAFLMRKGSTPHDLAFQVHTDIGKGFLYAVDAKTKMRIKENHELKNGDVIKIVSAAK, from the coding sequence ATGCTCACGCTTGCGCTTGCCGGAAAACCCAACTGCGGGAAGTCCACGTTCTTTAAGGCTGCCACGATGGCCCATGCCGAGATTGCGAATTACCCGTTCACCACCATCAACCCGAATTTCGGTGTCGCCTACGTGCGGACGAAGTGCGCCTGCACGGAACTCAAGGTGAAGTGCAGCCACTGCGTTGACGGGAACCGGTTTGTCGCGGTCAACCTGATCGATGTGGCCGGGCTCGTCCCCGATGCGCACAAGGGCAAGGGGCTTGGCAACCAGTTCCTCGACCACCTCCGCCAGGCCAACGCGATCCTCCATATTATCGACGCAAGCGGCGGCACCGACAGCGAAGGCAACCCGGTCGGGGTGGGCAACCATGACCCGGCCGATGACGTGAAGTTCCTCGGGTTCGAGATGACGATGTGGGTGTACGGGATCCTCGACAAGCACTGGACGAGGCTGAACCGGCAGGCGCAGGTCAAGGGATTCTCCATCCACCAGGCAATTGCAGACACGTTCACCGGCCTCGGGATCACGCCCGAGGATGTGCGGGACGCGGAACTTGCGCTGAAACTGGAACTGGTGCACGCGAAGATGGAAGATCTCGTTCCCTTCTGCGCGGAGATCGTGAAGATCTCAAAACCGATGCTTGTCGTGGGCAACAAGTTCGACGAGGCACCGGAAGCGCTCCGGGCAAAGCTTGCGGAGCAGAAGGTCGCGTTCGCAAGCGCGGCCTCAGAGCTTGCGCTGCGGAATGCGGCCGCGGCAAACGTGGTCAGGTACCTTCCGGGTGATGAGATGTTCACGGTCGCAAACGAGGGATCCCTCTCCGCGGCACAGAAGGCCGGCCTTGCGAAGATTGCAGATGTGATGAAGCAGTGCAAGGGCACGGGCGTCCAGCAGGCGATCAACCGGGCGGTGTTCGAGCTGCTGGACATGATTGTCGTGTACCCGGTGGAAGACGAGAATCACTACTGCAACAAGCAGGGCGACGTGCTGCCTGACGCATTTTTAATGCGGAAGGGCTCCACTCCTCACGATCTCGCATTCCAGGTGCACACGGATATCGGCAAGGGATTCCTGTACGCGGTGGATGCGAAGACCAAGATGCGCATCAAGGAGAACCACGAGCTGAAGAACGGGGATGTCATCAAGATTGTGAGTGCCGCAAAGTAA
- a CDS encoding metallophosphoesterase, with protein MGSVIFSDVHADVSAIGALSSCIRTPAFRKTFGPIDLLVNLGDLLHRGSRPQETLEKIHTLSRECRLVSVLGNHDHAYLNGIMVSGSDVASTYRHEQLRDSPLLSIFDAMPMEYTDHTMLFVHGGPLELGDQTLRLKCWQRLSHQSGDFFTGYHYTAQMAFDALEKRGLSHMACGHQHEHICCRKTPEGIIEQELDFVPLKLENGHRQISLEVARVPLDCPTLFRVGGCHGDEPEFAYSDYSTFSFIRLLETI; from the coding sequence ATGGGTTCAGTAATCTTTTCCGACGTGCACGCAGATGTTTCTGCGATTGGGGCGCTTTCCTCCTGCATCCGGACACCGGCATTCCGAAAGACCTTCGGGCCAATCGATCTCCTCGTCAATCTCGGGGATCTCCTGCACCGGGGGAGCCGGCCGCAGGAGACACTGGAAAAGATCCACACCCTCTCGCGGGAGTGCCGCCTCGTCTCCGTGCTCGGCAACCACGACCATGCCTACCTCAACGGGATCATGGTCAGCGGCAGCGATGTCGCAAGCACGTACCGGCACGAGCAGCTCCGGGACTCCCCGCTCCTCTCCATCTTCGATGCGATGCCCATGGAATATACCGACCATACGATGCTGTTTGTGCACGGGGGGCCGCTCGAACTGGGAGACCAGACGCTCCGTCTCAAGTGCTGGCAGCGGCTCTCCCACCAGAGCGGGGACTTCTTCACCGGATATCATTATACAGCACAGATGGCGTTCGATGCCCTGGAAAAACGCGGGCTTTCCCATATGGCCTGCGGCCACCAGCACGAGCACATCTGCTGCCGGAAAACCCCAGAAGGGATCATCGAACAGGAGCTGGACTTTGTTCCGCTCAAGCTTGAGAACGGGCACCGGCAGATATCCCTGGAAGTTGCACGGGTTCCGTTAGACTGTCCCACGCTCTTCCGGGTAGGCGGGTGCCATGGCGATGAGCCGGAGTTCGCGTACTCTGATTATTCCACATTCTCCTTTATCCGGCTGCTGGAAACGATCTGA
- a CDS encoding nicotinamide-nucleotide adenylyltransferase, translating to MKRGFYIGRFQPYHNGHQSVLEHIAGKVDEIIIGIGSAQLSHHVDNPFTAGERVLMITRALTSLGCPYYVIPIEDLQRNALWVAHVRSMAPPFDICYSSNPLVVRLFREAGCRVQSPAMYEREILSGTEIRRRILAGEPWKKLVPPAIVQVIKEIDGEKRLRQIAMDD from the coding sequence ATGAAACGCGGGTTCTATATCGGGAGGTTCCAGCCGTACCACAACGGGCACCAGTCCGTGCTTGAACACATTGCCGGGAAAGTCGACGAGATCATCATCGGGATCGGGAGTGCGCAGCTCTCGCACCACGTGGACAACCCATTCACCGCGGGCGAGCGGGTGCTGATGATCACGCGTGCCCTCACCTCGCTCGGGTGCCCGTATTACGTCATCCCGATCGAAGACCTCCAGCGCAATGCCCTCTGGGTCGCCCATGTCCGCTCCATGGCCCCGCCGTTCGATATCTGCTACTCTTCAAACCCGCTCGTTGTCCGGCTCTTCCGCGAGGCCGGATGCAGGGTCCAGTCCCCGGCCATGTATGAACGCGAGATACTCAGTGGCACGGAGATCCGCAGGAGGATCCTTGCGGGAGAGCCATGGAAGAAACTTGTCCCGCCGGCAATCGTCCAGGTCATAAAAGAGATTGATGGTGAGAAGCGACTGCGCCAGATCGCCATGGATGACTGA
- the larB gene encoding nickel pincer cofactor biosynthesis protein LarB, translating into MPRNPPLQDLLDQYKEGRITLAAAAEAIEGLRLDRIGDFACIDTGRGVRCGMPEVVLAEGKDPDHLAEIVLRLAVSAGRGIATRVTTEQAACIREKAGRDGIAAEYHEKGQVLIAGNGPVPKRTGGIVGIITAGTSDIRVAEEARIIAEEMGCEVLTAYDVGAAGIHRLFPALKPLLGAHAFVVCAGREGTLPAVVAGLVDKPVIGIPVSVGYGYMGGGRAALASMLQSCSVIAVVNIDAGFTGGAFAARIANLGAGGKP; encoded by the coding sequence ATGCCAAGAAACCCGCCATTACAGGACCTGCTCGACCAGTACAAAGAGGGAAGGATCACGCTTGCCGCTGCTGCCGAAGCCATTGAGGGGCTTCGCCTCGACCGTATCGGCGACTTTGCCTGTATCGATACCGGGCGGGGTGTCCGCTGCGGCATGCCGGAGGTCGTCCTTGCCGAGGGGAAAGACCCTGACCACCTTGCAGAGATCGTCCTCCGCCTTGCCGTATCAGCGGGGCGCGGTATCGCCACACGCGTGACCACGGAACAGGCTGCCTGTATCCGGGAAAAGGCCGGCAGGGACGGCATTGCTGCCGAATATCACGAAAAAGGGCAGGTCCTTATTGCCGGCAACGGCCCTGTACCGAAGCGTACCGGAGGCATTGTCGGTATCATTACTGCAGGGACATCCGACATCCGTGTAGCCGAAGAAGCACGGATCATTGCCGAAGAGATGGGCTGCGAGGTGCTGACAGCGTACGATGTCGGCGCAGCAGGCATCCACCGCCTCTTTCCCGCGCTCAAGCCGCTGCTGGGTGCCCATGCCTTCGTGGTATGCGCGGGACGCGAAGGCACCCTTCCGGCCGTTGTTGCGGGACTTGTCGACAAGCCCGTGATCGGCATTCCGGTCAGCGTGGGATACGGGTACATGGGCGGGGGCCGGGCCGCTCTCGCAAGCATGCTCCAGTCCTGCTCGGTCATTGCTGTCGTCAACATCGATGCCGGTTTCACGGGAGGGGCATTTGCAGCGCGGATTGCAAATTTGGGAGCAGGAGGAAAACCATGA
- the hisS gene encoding histidine--tRNA ligase, translating into MLQKPRGTRDFLPDEMEARRAVEWRLREVARRWGYREVCTPEFEDLELFTMRSGEGIINEMYVFEDKGGRKLALRPEITAAVIRMYINEAKVAPKPLRWCYYADCFRYERPQKGRYRQFWQFGVELIGADSAIADAEVIMLASDMLDTTGVRYELKVGHLSFVKTLLKDVEPETQRKIRQQLDKKDFEGLNVTLEGMNRPELAESLKTLVATQDLAEAFDIAGAIPERERIEQTIGYLDAAGIRYSLNLGIARGLDYYTGIVFEGFADNLGAENQILGGGVYRLAHLFGGDDVASCGFAIGFDRVMVSLGETARTKDTVAAIVCTPETRMRALEVARAFRSAGIRTEMDLMDRGFSQQLSHAAKSADFAVIIGQREAASGEVMLKDLRTGEQKTVTLDAAVAGVVASGSRG; encoded by the coding sequence ATGCTCCAGAAACCACGTGGGACCAGGGATTTTTTACCGGATGAGATGGAGGCGCGGCGTGCAGTCGAATGGCGCCTTAGGGAAGTTGCGCGGCGCTGGGGCTACCGCGAGGTCTGCACCCCGGAGTTCGAGGACCTCGAGCTCTTCACGATGCGCTCGGGCGAGGGGATCATCAACGAGATGTACGTCTTCGAGGACAAGGGCGGGAGAAAACTTGCCCTGCGCCCCGAGATTACGGCAGCGGTCATCCGCATGTACATCAATGAGGCAAAGGTCGCGCCAAAGCCCCTGCGGTGGTGCTACTATGCCGACTGCTTCCGGTACGAGCGGCCACAGAAGGGCAGGTACCGCCAGTTCTGGCAGTTCGGCGTGGAACTGATCGGCGCCGACTCCGCGATAGCGGACGCCGAAGTCATTATGCTCGCGTCGGACATGCTGGACACAACGGGCGTGCGCTACGAGCTCAAGGTCGGCCACCTCTCCTTTGTGAAGACTCTCTTAAAGGATGTGGAGCCTGAGACACAGCGGAAGATCCGGCAGCAGCTTGACAAGAAAGACTTCGAAGGGCTGAACGTAACGCTCGAGGGGATGAACCGGCCGGAACTTGCAGAGTCACTCAAGACCCTTGTCGCCACGCAGGATCTTGCCGAGGCGTTCGATATTGCCGGGGCAATCCCGGAACGCGAGCGGATCGAGCAGACGATCGGGTATCTCGATGCCGCAGGCATACGCTACTCCTTAAACCTCGGTATTGCCCGCGGGCTTGACTATTACACCGGCATCGTCTTCGAAGGGTTTGCCGATAACCTTGGGGCCGAGAACCAGATCCTGGGCGGAGGAGTGTATCGCCTTGCCCACCTGTTCGGCGGGGACGATGTGGCCTCGTGCGGGTTTGCCATCGGGTTCGACCGTGTGATGGTATCCCTTGGGGAAACCGCACGCACGAAGGACACCGTTGCTGCGATTGTCTGTACACCCGAAACGCGAATGCGTGCGCTCGAAGTGGCGCGTGCGTTCCGCTCCGCGGGCATCCGCACCGAGATGGACCTCATGGACCGGGGTTTCAGCCAGCAGCTCTCGCATGCCGCAAAGTCGGCCGACTTTGCAGTGATCATCGGCCAGCGCGAGGCGGCCTCGGGTGAAGTGATGCTCAAGGACCTGCGCACGGGAGAGCAGAAGACCGTAACGCTGGATGCCGCGGTTGCCGGGGTGGTTGCGTCTGGTTCTCGCGGATGA